Proteins encoded by one window of Microbacterium testaceum:
- a CDS encoding helix-turn-helix transcriptional regulator: MNRTDRLYGLVEELRAVSPRPRSARRLAERFEVSVRTIERDLSALQQAGLPIWAEPGRTGGYVIDASATLGPAGFTLDEALAVLIGLGTLGRSPFRFSARTAARKMLAVMPEGEAARARALASRVHVLESEDEVVAPPEFAAALRADRVVRLRYQDAGGTESVREVEPLGSIGKEGQWYLIAWCRLRDGVRAFRGDRMRAIEVTEERPPQRALRAADLAIPYGRLRSVIED, encoded by the coding sequence GTGAATCGCACCGATCGTCTCTATGGCCTGGTGGAAGAACTGCGGGCCGTCTCGCCGCGGCCACGCAGTGCTCGTCGTCTCGCGGAGCGGTTCGAGGTGTCGGTGCGCACCATCGAAAGGGATCTCTCGGCGCTCCAGCAAGCGGGTCTGCCGATCTGGGCGGAGCCCGGCCGCACCGGTGGGTACGTGATCGATGCGTCCGCGACACTGGGCCCGGCGGGGTTCACGCTCGACGAGGCGCTCGCGGTGCTGATCGGGCTCGGCACGCTCGGGCGCAGCCCGTTCCGGTTTTCCGCCCGCACGGCAGCCCGCAAGATGCTCGCGGTCATGCCGGAGGGCGAGGCGGCGCGCGCCCGCGCTCTCGCGTCGCGCGTGCACGTCCTCGAGAGTGAGGACGAGGTCGTCGCCCCGCCCGAGTTCGCTGCAGCCCTGCGCGCCGACCGCGTCGTGCGCTTGCGCTACCAAGACGCCGGCGGCACCGAGTCGGTCCGCGAGGTCGAGCCCCTCGGGTCCATCGGCAAGGAGGGGCAGTGGTACCTCATCGCGTGGTGTCGACTGCGCGACGGGGTGCGGGCGTTCCGGGGAGACCGGATGCGGGCGATCGAGGTGACCGAGGAGCGACCCCCGCAGCGCGCACTGCGTGCCGCCGACCTCGCGATCCCGTACGGACGATTGCGGTCGGTGATCGAGGACTGA
- a CDS encoding TetR/AcrR family transcriptional regulator C-terminal domain-containing protein, producing the protein MGENIVDTERTTAPRLSREAILDVALSLIDERGLNELSMRHLGKALGVEAMSLYRYVNGREDLLEGVVDRLMRGLTDALLVAEDNGWQRYLQVVAHEVRRIAIEHPKAFPLVATRHPAAPWLRPPLRSVEVVEHFLTAMIGFGFDDEQAVRAYRSFSSFLLGNLLLEAAVRGAETAPVEEPLDEGGAAIGQGDAEKELADTPHVQRLRGLLSRDRSEDEFEESLEALLDRLDRQLSQ; encoded by the coding sequence ATGGGCGAGAACATCGTGGACACCGAACGGACGACCGCCCCTCGGCTCAGCCGGGAGGCGATCCTGGATGTGGCCCTTTCGCTGATCGACGAGCGGGGTCTCAACGAGCTGTCGATGCGCCATCTCGGCAAAGCGCTCGGGGTCGAGGCGATGTCGCTCTACCGGTATGTGAACGGTCGAGAGGATCTTCTCGAGGGCGTCGTTGATCGGCTCATGCGGGGTCTCACCGACGCGCTGCTCGTGGCGGAGGACAACGGGTGGCAGCGGTATCTCCAAGTCGTCGCCCACGAAGTCCGGCGCATCGCCATCGAGCACCCGAAGGCGTTCCCCCTTGTCGCCACTCGTCACCCGGCGGCGCCTTGGCTGCGCCCGCCGTTGCGGAGCGTGGAGGTGGTGGAGCATTTCCTCACGGCGATGATCGGTTTCGGCTTCGACGATGAGCAGGCGGTGAGGGCCTACCGCTCGTTCAGCAGCTTCCTCCTCGGAAACCTGCTCCTCGAAGCGGCCGTGCGCGGCGCCGAGACCGCGCCGGTCGAGGAGCCCCTCGACGAGGGCGGAGCCGCGATCGGGCAGGGCGATGCCGAGAAGGAGCTCGCAGACACTCCTCATGTGCAGCGGCTGCGCGGTCTTCTCAGCAGGGATCGCTCTGAGGACGAGTTCGAGGAATCGCTCGAGGCGCTGTTGGACCGACTGGACCGTCAGCTGTCCCAGTAG
- a CDS encoding SDR family NAD(P)-dependent oxidoreductase, with protein MTRTIVITGASDGIGAAAAKQLTQVGEEVVVVGRNPEKTARVARSLGVDSFVADFSDLAQVRELAASLLEKYPRIDVLANNAGGVFGERTLTKDGYETTFQVNHLAPFLLTNLLRERLIESDASVIQTSSAAAKLFPRFDIDDLQGERRYSSTAAYGNAKLANVLFTKELNRRFGDQGVSAVAFHPGVIASNFGSSSDGPWKFLYGGPLAKSLMTSTAVGGARLTWLALGKPGVDWTPGGFYSNNKPATTNRIADDPLVARQLWERSAVLVGLDD; from the coding sequence ATGACCCGCACTATCGTCATCACCGGAGCCAGCGACGGCATCGGCGCCGCAGCCGCCAAGCAGCTCACGCAGGTGGGCGAAGAAGTCGTGGTCGTGGGGCGAAACCCCGAGAAGACCGCCCGGGTCGCGCGGTCGCTCGGGGTGGACTCGTTCGTCGCCGACTTCAGCGACCTGGCGCAGGTTCGGGAGCTCGCGGCGTCCCTGCTCGAGAAATACCCCCGCATCGACGTGCTCGCCAACAACGCCGGCGGGGTCTTCGGCGAGCGCACCCTGACGAAGGACGGCTACGAGACGACGTTCCAGGTCAACCACCTCGCGCCGTTCCTGCTCACCAACCTCCTGCGCGAGCGCCTCATCGAGTCGGACGCCTCAGTGATCCAGACCTCGAGCGCTGCGGCGAAACTCTTCCCTCGCTTCGACATCGACGACCTGCAGGGCGAGCGCCGTTACTCCTCGACCGCGGCGTACGGCAACGCGAAGCTCGCGAACGTGCTGTTCACCAAGGAACTCAACCGCCGGTTCGGCGACCAGGGTGTCTCAGCCGTGGCCTTCCACCCGGGCGTCATTGCCTCGAACTTCGGATCGTCGAGCGATGGGCCGTGGAAGTTCCTCTACGGGGGCCCGCTCGCGAAGAGCCTCATGACCTCGACCGCGGTGGGCGGCGCACGTCTGACCTGGCTCGCGCTCGGCAAGCCGGGCGTCGACTGGACCCCCGGAGGCTTCTACTCGAACAACAAGCCCGCCACGACCAACCGCATCGCCGACGACCCCCTGGTCGCGCGGCAGCTGTGGGAACGCAGCGCGGTGCTGGTCGGTCTCGACGACTGA